A genome region from Micromonospora inyonensis includes the following:
- a CDS encoding type II toxin-antitoxin system PemK/MazF family toxin — protein sequence MWVCAMPQPIGPHPAVVLTVNRIAQPLSSVTVALVTGTAGPSVTHVPIGPEAGLTKYDQSYVNCTDLHTVDKPRLRRRLGRLAPAELRRVEERVRQILGL from the coding sequence GTGTGGGTGTGCGCGATGCCTCAGCCGATCGGGCCGCATCCCGCAGTCGTACTGACCGTCAACCGCATCGCCCAACCGCTCTCGTCAGTCACGGTCGCGCTGGTCACCGGCACCGCCGGACCGTCCGTCACCCACGTTCCGATCGGGCCGGAGGCTGGCCTGACCAAATACGACCAGTCATACGTGAACTGCACGGACCTGCACACGGTCGACAAGCCCCGCCTACGTCGACGCCTCGGTCGGCTGGCACCCGCCGAGCTCCGCCGCGTCGAGGAGCGCGTCCGACAGATCCTCGGACTCTGA